In the Sandaracinus amylolyticus genome, CTCGTCGTCGTCGCCCTCGGCGCCCGCCCAGAGCTTGCGGATGCCGTGCGACTTCATCTTGTGGACGAGCGTGCGCAGCGGCATGCGGAGGATCTTCGCGGCCTGGGTCTGGTTCCCGCCCGCGCGTCGCAGCGCCTCGAGGATCAGCTCGGTCTCGTACTGGCGCACGCGATCCTTGAAGTCCGCGTCCGCGTCGTCGGCACGCGCGGGCACCGCGACCGCGGGCGAGCTCGGCGGGGGCACCGACTCGACGCGCGTGATGCGCTCGCCGAGATCCTCGGCGCGGATCGCATCGCTCGCGCACACCAGCGCGGCGCGCTCGATCACGTTGCGCAGCTCGCGCACGTTGCCCGGCCACGCATAGCTGCGCAGCAGCGCGCGCGCCTGGGGATCGAACGTGTGCACCGCCAGCCCGCTCGCCTTGCTCGCCTCCTCGAGGAAGAGCTCGGAGAGCACGTCGATCTCCTCGGGGCGCTCGCGCAGCGGCGGCACCCGCAGCGTCATCGCGTTGAGGCGGTACAGCAGATCGCGGCGGAACGTGCCCGAGGCGACCATCTGCTCGAGATCGCGATGCGTCGCCGCGACCACGCGCACGTCGCACTCGATCTCCTGCACCGAGCCGACGCGCGTGACGCGCTTGGTCTCGAGCACGCGCAGCAGCGCAGCCTGCGCGGCCGTGCTGAGCTCGCCGACCTCGTCGAGCATCACGGTCCCGCCGTCGGCCTGCTCGAAGAGACCGGGCGCGGCGCGCTCGGCGCCGGTGAACGCGCCCTTCTCGTGCCCGAAGAGCACGCTCTCGATCAGCGTCGCGGGGATCGCACCGCAGTTGATCGAGCGCAGCGGGCGCGAGCGTCGCGGCGACTCGGTGTGGATCGCGCGCGCGACGACCTCCTTGCCCGCGCCGGTCTCGCCCTGGATCAACACCGGGATCGACGAGCCCGCGATCTTGCGCACCAGCCCGTAGACCTCGCGCATCGCGGGCGACGCGACGACGACGCTGCGCGACGCGGCCTCGGGCTCCTGTCCGCTCGCGTGGCGGACCGCGCTCGACGGAGTCGCACCGCGCGCCGCATCGCGCGCACGATCGAGGAGCTCCTGCGCCGAGCGCGCCTCGGGCCAGGTCGCGATGCCGCACACCAGCGGCGGCTCACCGAGCGCCGGCGTGACCAGCGACGACGCCACGCGATGCGCCTGCTCGCGATCGGTCTCGGGCAGGAGCGCCAGCACCGCGCCCGGCGCGTAGAGCGAGATCGTGTCGATCGGACGCAGCGTGCCGCGGATGCGCGGGAGCCAGCGCGACGCGTGCCCCGATCCCACCGCCACCGCGCGCACCATCAGGAGCGCGAGCGGACGGCCGAACGTGCGCGCGCGCAGCACCTCGTCCTCGAGGCGCGCGAGGAATCGCTCGTGCGCGATCACGCCGCGCAGCAGCGCGTCGGCCGAGACCGTCACGTTCACCGACGCGGTCGCGGCGCCGAGCTGCACCGTCTCGCCGGGCGCGACCGAGACGCGCGTGGTGATGCGCTCGCCGCGCACGTGGGTGCCGTTCGTCGAGCCGAGATCCTCGATCCAGAGCTGCCCCTGCTGCCACCCGATGCGCGCGTGCTGGCGCGAGAGCGAGAGGTCGTCGACGACGACGTCCGCGGGGAACGCGCGACCGATCACGAGCGGACGATCGGGCTCGAGCGGCACGACCTTCACGCCGCCGTGCAGATACAGCAGCAGCGACGCCTGCGCGCGCATCGGCACCGAGTGCGCGGACGCGTCGTGGTCGACGGTGGTCTTGTCCTCCGGGCTCGTCATTGCTCCCTGGACCCCCGGCATACCTCGATGTGGGCGCGGCGGGAAGCGGCTCGAGCCCTATGCTCCGTCGCCATGACCACGATGCACAAGCGCTTCCTCCTCGCGTCGCGCCCGACCGGTGAGGCGACGGTCGACAATTTCCAGCTCGTGGAGGCGCCGCTCGACGAGCGCCTCCACGAGGGCCAGGTGCTGGTGAGGCACCACTATCTCTCGCTCGATCCCTACATGCGCGGGCGCATGAGCGACGCGAAGAGCTACGCGCCGCCGCAGCCGCTCGGCGAGGTGATGATCGGCGGCACCGCGGGCGAGGTGATCGCGTCGCGCGATCCGCGCTTCGCAGCGGGTGACTTCGTCGTCGGCATGGGCGGATGGCAGACGCACCAGAAGGCGGGCCCGAACGATCGCACGCTGCGCAAGGTGGATGCCTCGCGCGTGCCGCTCTCGGCGTACCTCGGCGCGGTGGGCATGCCCGGTGTGACCGCGTGGTACGGGCTCACCCAGATCATCGCGCCGAAGCCGGGCGCCACGGTCGTGGTGAGCGCAGCGAGCGGCGCGGTGGGCAGCGTGGTCGGACAGCTCGCGAAGGCCCGCGGCGTTCGCGCGGTCGGCATCGCGGGCGGTCGCGAGAAGTGCGACTACGTCCGCGACGAGCTCGGGTTCGACGCGTGCGTCGACTACAAGGAGCATCGCGACGTGCAGTCGCTCTCGCGCGCGATCGCGGAGGCGTGCCCCGACGGAGTCGACGGGCTCTTCGAGAACGTCGGCGGGATGGTGATGGACGCGGTGATGCTGCGGACGAACCCGTTCGCGCGCGTCGCGGTGTGCGGCATGATCGCGGGCTACGAGGGCCAGCCGATCCCGATGGCGTTCCCCGCGCTCGTCCTGACGAACCGACTGCGCCTCGAGGGCTTCATCGTGAGCGAGCACCCCGAGCACTGGCCCGCCGCGCTCAAGGAGCTCGGCGAGCTCGTCGCGACCGGCAAGCTGAAGTACCGCGAGACGATCGCGAAGGGCCTCGAGCGCGCGCCCGAAGCGTTCCTCGGGATGCTGAAGGGGAAGAACTTCGGCAAGCAGCTCGTCGATCTGCGATGACGTTCCGCGGGACGATCACGGGCGCCGACGATCCGCGGCCTCACGCGGTCACGATCACGATCGACGCGGGCTCGCTGCGCGCGGTGCGCGACGACGGCGGCGAGGCCTCGATCGCGCTCGATGCGATGACGCTCGAGCCCGGAGGGTTCGACGGTGACTTCGTGTTCTGTCGGCCGCGCGATGCGCGCTTCACCATCGCGACCAGCGACCCGGCGTTCGTCGACGCGCTGGGCGCGGCGAACGTCGCCGAGCTCGCACCGCAGCTCGCGAAGGTGGGGCGACATCGCGCGTCGTCGCGCCGCGGGGCGCACCTGTCGAAGCTCGGTGCGCTGGCGATGATCGCGCTCTTCGGCGTCGCGCTGTGGAACGTGCCCTCGATGCTCGCGGCGAGCGTCGGGATGCTGCCCACCTCGATCGATCGCGCGGTCGGGGACGCCGCGACGCCCGAGCTCGGCGCGCTCGACGAGATCGACGATCCCGCGGCGAGCGCGTTGGTCGAGGAGATCCGCGCGCGGCTCGTCGCGCACGCGGGCGCGGACGGGCACGACATCCGGATCACGATCGCACGCGACGAGCAGGTGAACGCGTTCGCGCTGCCGGGCGGGCGCGTCGTCGTGCTCACCGGGCTGCTCTGCACCGCACGATCGAGCGACGAGGTCGCGGGCGTGCTCGCGCACGAGATCGCGCACGTCACGCGGCGCCACGGCCTGCGGAACCTCGCGCATCGCGCCGGCATCGGGCTCGCGATCTCGCTGTGGCTGGGCGACGTCGAGGGATGGACCGCGCTCGCCGCGGACGCGGCGACCCTCGCGAGCCAGAGCGGCTACAGCCGCGCGCAGGAGTCCGAGGCCGATGCCGACGCGGTGCGCACCATGATCGCCGCGGGGCTCGATCCCGCCGCGCTCGCCGCGTTCTTCGCGACCATGGAGCGCCCCGACGACGCCGCGGCGCTGCGCTGGATGTCGACGCATCCCGACACCGCGGAGCGCATCGCGCAGGTGCAAGCGCTCGCGCGCGCCGAGCGGCCGACGCGCGTCCCTCTCGAGCATGATCTCGCGGCGCTGCAGCGAACGCTCTGCGCCGCCGCGCCGTGACGACGTTCAATCCATGAACGCCAGCGTGCCCGCGTGAGCGCGCCAGCGATCGAGCCAGAGCGTCGACTCCGACGTCGGCGCGCGGCCCATCACGACGTACGCGCCGTGGTCGTCGCGCATCGCCCAGGTCCACACCGTCACCGGCACGCCCTCGACCACGCCCTCGACGGTCATCTCGAACACGCCGGGCCCCACGACGCCGCCCTGCATCGTGCTCTCGCGGACCTGATCGATGTCGCTCGCGCCGACGAGCCCACCCACGAAGCGACCGAGCTCGAGATCGGTCCACGCGCTCCCGTCGGCGTGCTGCTCGTCGGAGTCCCACGGCACGAAGAGCCACACGAGCGAGGGCTGGGTGCGCGGCGGGACGCTCGCGGAGCCCACGAGCTCGTACTCGAGCGCGCCCCCGATCGACGTCGGGCGCAGCGTCATGCCCTCGGGCGGATCGAGCACGACGCTCATCTGCGCGAGCGCATCGTAGGTCGCGGTGGGATCGACGCGCGCGCTCGCGAGGATGGTCTCGATGGCGCGCACGTCGGCCGCAGGCCCGAGCACCGAGACGATCGCGCCCGCGCCCGAGAGCTCGATGCGCCGCGCGCGCACGACGATCCCGTTCGCGTCGCACGCCCACAGCGGCTCGCCCTGCGCGGAGCGACTCTCGCGGCATCCGACCTGAGTGCTCCGCAGGTCCTGGCTCACCTCGTCGAGGAACGTGCGCGTGTCGAGCCCCGGCGGCGCGGCGTCGATCGAGATCGCGAGCCCGCACTCGTGCACGACGAAGGGCCCGCCACGCACCAGCACGAGCTCGTCGACGCGCGGCAGGCGCAGCGACACGCGGGTCCCCGGGACCTCGACGATCTCGGCGGTGCCCATCGCGCGATCGAGCTGGCACGTGCCACCGGACGACGTGGAGGGCCGGTTCGCAACGCCGGCGCGCGCGGGGGTGGTTGGCTGCGACGACGAGGTGCTCGCCGCGCAGCCGGTGAGCGCGAGCGACAGCGAGAGCGCGAGGGCGGGACGCATGGTGGGCCTCCACCTAGCGCGCCGCGGGCGGGCGTCGAGCGCAGGTGTGAGCGACGCGCGCAGCGTAGACTCGGGCCCGCGCATGTCCGCCGTCGGGCGAAGGATCGATCGGTACGTCATCGAGGCGGAGCTCGACGCGGGCGGCTTCGGGCAGGTCTTCCGTGCGCGCCACGGCGTCACCGGGCGCGCGGTCGCGCTGAAGCTGCTGCATCCCTCGCGCGAGGCGTCGCTGGACGTCGTCGAGCGCTTCCTGCGCGAGGCGCGCATCCTCTCGGCGATCGCCTCGCCGCACGTGGTGCAGGTGCTCGACGCCGGGATCAGCGAGGACCGCAAGATCTTCCTGGCGATGGAGCTGCTCGAGGGCGAGTCGCTCGCGAAGCGCATCCAGCGCACCGGCCCGCTGCCGATGCGCGAGGCGATCGTGGTCGCGCGGCAGATCCTCGCCGGCCTCGCGGCGGCGCACGCGGCGGGCGTGGTGCACCGCGACCTCAAGCCCGCGAACGTGTTCCTCGCGCGCGGTCACGACGGCAGCGAGACCACGAAGGTGCTCGACTTCGGGATCAGCAAGTCGCGATCGCGCGGTCAGGAGAGCGTGATCACGATGACGGGCGCGGTGCTCGGCACGCCGCACTACATGGCGCCGGAGCAGCTGCACGGCGCACGCGATGTGGACGGGCGCGCCGATCTCTACGCGCTCGCGGTCTGCCTCTACGAGATGCTCTCGGGCAAGCTGCCGTACAGCGCGACGACGATCGACAGCCTGATCGCGCAGCGCCTCACCGAGCCTCCGACCCCGCTCGCCGCGCACGCGCCCCACCTGCCGCGGGCGCTGCTCGCGATCATCGATCGCGGGCTCGCGCGCGATCCCGACGCGCGGTTCCGGACGCCCGCGGAGCTCGACGCGGCGCTCACCACGCTCGAGATGGCGGCGCTGCCGCCGACCACCCCGCCCGCGATGCTCGCGCCGGCCGCGGTCTCGACGCGGCCGATCACGCCGGGCGCGGTCGCATCGCCGTACGCGTCGCATCGCCCCGCGGCGTCGATCGGCGCGTCGGCGGTGATGATGCCCTCGCCGATCGGTCCCGCGCCCTCGCACGCCACCGTCGCGCCCGCGCCCGCTCGGAACGGGATGCTCCTGGTGATGCTCGGCAGCGCGCTCGCGGTGATCGTGCTCTTGGTGCTCGCGCTCGCGGGCGTCATCGCCGCGTTCGTGTGGTCGCGCTCGAGCGCGCCGCCGGCGCCCGTTGTCACGCCCGTGCCGGCACCTGCGCCTGCGCCCGCGGCGGCGGCGGATCCGATCTTCGACGATCCCGATCTCCGGAACATCCCGGTGCCTGCGCCGACACCGCCGCCGCCCGGGCCGGTGACGACGCGCGCGTGGGTCGATCAGATCGTCGGCGACGTCGACGAGGCCGCGCTCGATCGCCTCGCGGCGCGCGCGGCGCCCGGGCTCGAGCGGTGTCGTCACGGTCACGCCGAGGACGTGCTGGTCCAGATCTTCGTCCACCGCGGCGGCCGCATCACGATCGCGCAGCCGCATCCGGTGCGACCGCACGGCGACGAGGCGACCGCGCGCTGCGTCGCACGCGCGCTGCGCGACGCGGCGCCGCTGGATCACGAGGACAGCGACGGGATCGTGAGCTTCGCGGCGCACGTGGAGCCGTGATCGCTTCGCTCGTCGTGCCCGTCGCCGTCGCCGCTCACGTCCACGACGCGGCCGGCGACGGCGACCTCTACTTCGCGCGGTGGATCTGGAACCCCGCGAACGACTGGCTCACCGGCATCACCTCGAGACGATTCACGTTGAGGTGCGGCGGCAGGTTCGCGACCCACCAGATCGTCTCCGCGATGTCCTCACCGGTGATCGGGTGCGTCCCCGCGTAGAGCGTGTCCGACGCCGCCTGATCACCGCCGGTGCGCACCAGCGTGAACTCGGTCTCCGCGAGCCCGGGCTCGATCGACGTCACACGCACGCCGGTGCCGTGCAGATCCGAGCGCAGCCCGAGCGAGAGCTGCGCGACGAACGCCTTGGTGCCCCCGTACACGTTCCCGCCGACGTAGGGGTACGTCGCCGCGACCGAGCTCACGTTCACGATCGCGCCGCGTCGCTCGATCAGCTTCGGCAGGAGGATGTGGGTGAGCGTCGCGAGCGCCGTGACGTTGGTGTCGATCATCTGCTTCCACTGCGCGAGATCGGCGCGCTGCGCGGGCGCGGTCCCGAGCGCGAGCCCCGCGTTGTTCACCAGCACGTCGACGTCGCGGAACCCCTCGGGCAGCGCCGCGATCGCAGCGCGCATCGCGCCCTCGTCGCGCACGTCGAACGCACACGGATGGACGCGCGACGCGCCGATCGCCGCGACCAGCGCATCGAGCCGCTCGGCGCGCCGACCGCACGCGATCACGCGCCATCCCGCGCCCGCGAAGCGCTCCACCGTCGCGCGCCCGAAGCCCGAGGTCGCGCCCGTCACCAGCACCGTCTTCGTCATGCGCGGGAGTGTGGTCCGCTCCGCGCGCGCGACGAGCGCTTTCGATCACGACGCGCGCGGCGCCACGTCGATCGGTCGCCCGAGCGCGCGCAGCAGGTCGCGCGCCGCGCGCCGTCCGCTCGCGATCGCGCCCTCCACCGTGCCGATCGAGCCCCCCGCGAGGTGCTCGCCCGCGAGCACGATCGTGCCGTCGATCACACCGCCCATCGCGTCCGCCGCGTCGAGCCCGCCGACCCGCACGAACGAGTACGCGCCGAGCGAGAAGGGGTCGCTCGACCAGTCGTGGGTCCAGACCCGCTCGACCAGCGCGCTCGCGTCCCGTGCGGTGGTCCCGAGCGCGCGCTGCAGCGCGACGATCGCACGCGCCTCGAGCTCGTCGCGCCCACCCGCGAGGAGCGCCCGCGCGCCCGGCCCGCCGCGCCAGCCCACGACGATCGGCGCATCGAGCGGGTGCACGGTCCACCACACCGGCAGTGCGTCGTCGTCGGTGAACAAGAACGTCGCGTCGGGTCGCTCGAGGAGCTCGCCGATCGATCGCCGTAGGACGAGCGTCACCCGCGCCGCGTGGCCCGGCTCGATCGCGTCGAGCCCGCGGCGCACCCGCGGCGGCTCGGGATCGAGGACCAGCGCGCGCTCGCGCAGCACGCCGATCGGCACCGCGATCACCGCGGCGCGCGCGCCGATCGGCCGTCCCTCCTCGAGCGCCACCCCGACCTTTCCTCGCGACCACGACACACATCGAACGCGCGCGCCGAGGCGCAGTGCGTCGCGATCGATCGACGCCGCGAGGGCGCCGGCGAGCGCGTCGTAGCCGCTCGACGTGCGCGCTGCCCCGCGGCCCTCCACGTCCTCCGCCCGCGCGATCGCGCGCTCGCTCGCGGTCGCGAGATCCGCCGCATGGAACCCCTCGACGTAGCGCCGCGCCTCGACGCGCGCGCTCTCGTCGACCTCGGCGCGATCGATGCCCTCGCCCACCGGACGATCGGGCACTCGGTCCGCATCGAGCTGCGACGTCACGCGCTGGACCTGCTGCCAGAACGACGATCCGTCCGAGACCTGTCCGTCCCGCACTCGCACCGGCCGGCCCCGCACCTCGACGATGTCCGCACCGGCCCGGGCCGCGAGCAGGCGCGTCGCCGGCGCCTCGCCGTGCACCCACTCCGCGCCGAGCTCGATCGGCGCGCGACACGACGGCTCGTGGTGGGTCCAGATCCGCCCGCCGATGCGATCGCGCGCCTCGAGCACCAGCACGTGGCACCCCGCCTCGCGCAGCGTCTCGGCCGCCGCGAGGCCCGCTGCGCCTGCACCGATCACGACCACCTGCGCCGAGGTCACCCGCCGATCCCTCGCAAGCACTGCGCCCGTCACGTTTCTTCACGTGCGAGCACGACCGGGCGCCCCAGAAACTGGCGCGATGCGGATCTCGCCGTGGCGCTTGCTCGTGTTCCTCGGCGTGGTGGGCAGCGTGAGCGCCCTGCTGCACGGCTACGCCTGGCTGCGCCTGTTCCACGATCCGGCGTGGGGCGGCCCGTGGGAGCTGCTCGGCGCGATCGCGCTCGCGGTGCTCGGCGTGATCGTGCCCGCCGCGATCCTCTCCGCGCGCACCGTGCGCCGGTCGATCGCGACCCCGCTCGCGTGGCTCGGGTACTCGTGGCTCGGCACGATCTTCTATCTCGACGTCGTGCTGCTCCCGATCGATCTCGCGCGCGTGCTGCTCGCGGCGGTCGATCCCGCGGGCGCGCCCTTCCTCGGCGCGCGCTGGGTCGCGGCGACCGCGAGCGTCGTCGCGCTCTCGCTCGTGGCGGCGGGCATCGCGCGGGTGCGGCGCGGTCCGGTGCTGCGCGAGGTCGACGTGCCGATCGAGGGGCTTCCCGCGGCGCTCGAGGGGTTCCGCATCGTGCAGCTCAGCGACGTGCACGTCGGGCCCACGATCGATCGCACGTTCGTCGAGCGGCTCGTCTCGCGCACCAACGCGCTCGCGCCCGACGCCATCGCGATCACCGGCGATCTCGTCGACGGCTCGGTCGCCCAGCTCGCGCACGGCGTCGCGCCGCTCGCGAGGCTGCGCGCGCGCCACGGCGTGTTCTTCGTCACCGGCAACCACGAGTACTTCTCGGGCGGCGACGCGTGGGCGCACCACGTCGCGACGCTCGGCGCGCGCGTGCTGCGCAACGAGCACGTCGTCGTCGATCACGAGGGCGCGCCCCTGGTGCTCGCCGGCGTCGACGACGTGATCGCGCCGCACTTCGGGGGCCGCTCCGACGTCGCGGGCGCGGTCGAGGGAGCGCCCGAGGGCGCGCCGATCGTGCTGCTCGCGCACCAGCCCCGCAGCATCGACGACGCCGCGCGCGCCGGGGTGGCGCTCCAGCTCTCGGGCCACACCCACGGCGGTCAGATGCAGCCCTTCGGGCTCCTCGTGAAGCTCGAGCAGCCCTTCCTCTCGGGCCTCCATCGGGTCGCCCGCACGTGGCTGTGGATCAGCGAAGGCACCGGGTACTGGGGCCCTCCCCTGCGCGTGGGCTCGCGTTCGGAGATCAGCGTCGTGCGTCTCGTCGGCGCGGGCTGAGGGACCGAAACGAACATCGGCCCGGCCGCGGCGGGCCCTTCGGTCCGCGTGCTCCGCACGCGCCTCCGCGGCCGAGCACTCCGGCTGGCCCGAGCGTTCGATCTCGATTGCGCCGCCGCACCGGCCCGCCCCATCCTGTCCGTCCTCATGCGGCTCGAGCTCCCCGCCGAGATCGAAGCGGTCCGCGAACGCATCGAAGCCTCGATCGCCCCTTGCCTCTTCTTGAGCCCCGCCGAGGACGGCGAGGTCACACGCACGCGGCTCGGCGGCGCGCCGCTGCTCCCGCCCGGCGTCGCGTGGCCGCGCTCCGATCGCGGCCCGCTCAGCTTCGTCGGCCAGCTCGACTTCCGCGAGCTGCAGCACGCCGCGCAGAAGTGCGCGGCGGTGCGCGCGCTCGACGTCGCGCTGCCGAGCGACGGCGTGCTCTCGCTCTTCTACGACGTCGAGGAGCAGCCCTGGGGCTACGATCCCGCGCACGGATCGGGCTTCGCGCTGGTCTATGCGCCCGACCCTGCGCGCGCGGTGGACGTCGAGCCGCCCGAGGGCGCGATCCCGTTCGACGAGGAGCCGCTCGTCGCGAGCGCGGGCCTCACGCTCCCGTGGCCCGACGATCGCTCGTACGCGTCGCTCGAGCTCACCGGTGACGGCGCGGTGCGCGCCTATCGCGACTACGTCGAGCGCTTCTCGCTCGCGCAGGGCCGCGGGATCCCCGCGCTGCGCCAGCAGGTCGGCGGTCACGCGCAGTGGCTGCAGCGCGACGGGCGCATCACCGCGGAGCTCGCGTCGAGCGGCGTGCACGCGGGCGGCGATCCCCGCACGTGGCGCAGCGCGGATCTGCGACGCGCCGAGTCCGAGGCGCAGAGCTGGCGCCTGCTCTGGCAGCTGAAGCCCGAGGACGATCGCTTCACGTGGGTCGATCTCGGCACGCTCTACGTGCTGATCCGCGACGAGGATCTGCGCGCGAAGCGCTTCGAGCGCGCGTGGGTGGTCTTCCAGAGCGGGTAGTACTGACCGTGCGGCTTCGGTGCGCACGTTCGCGCAAGGGCGCGCTGGCGCGCGCTCGCGCTCACAGCTGTTTCGTTTGAGTCTCGGCGAGCGGGCCGTTCGTGGAGGGGTTGCTCCGCGGTGGGCGAGATTCGAGTCCCCGCGGAACGTGCTCGGTGGCGTGATCTCGAGGGGCACCGAGCCCGGATCCGACCCGCACCCGGACCCCGACCCCGACCCGTACGCTACCCTGCGCGGCGGGAGGGCAATCACATGCCGCGCAAGCTGGGGTCCGACGAATCACTCGACTCGATCGAGGACGAGATCCTCTTCACCCGTGCCGCGCTCGAGGCGGACGAGGACGCCGCCGATCTGCTGACACAGAGCGACGATTGGCTCTCGCTCGTCGACGCCGCGCGCGCCCGCGATCGCTCGGCGCGCATCGCCGAGGCGAGCGCCAGCGCGCTCCGCGCCGTCGCGAACGGTCGCCTCGACGACGCGTGCACCGAGTTCGGCCGTCGCCTCGCGCTCGAGGCGCCCCGGTCGTCGGCGCGCTGGACGCGCTTCTTCGACACCGCGCCGAGCGCGTGGGTCGCGCGCGCGCTCGCGCGGCAGGTCACGAGCGTGCGGGCGTGGCTCACGATCTCCGGCGACGCGCTCCTCGACGCGCATCGCGAGCCGCTCACGCGCTGGTCCGATGCCGCCCAGGCGGCGCTCGATCGCACCGCCGCCAGCGCGCAGGTCCGCGGCACGGCGCGGGTCGGCCGCGAGGAGCTCGCGCTGGACCTCACCCGCGAGCGCGACGGGCTGCACGCCGCGCTCGTGGCGCGCGCTGCCGAGCGCGGGCTGCCCCGCGACTGGCCCGCGCGCTTCTTCCGGGTGGAGGATCGCCGCCGTCATCGGGCCGACGAGGACCCGGCGCGCGCCCCGGCGTGAGGCTCGCGCGTCGCGCGCACGGCCCACGCCGCCGCGGAGCGCCACGTGAGGCTCGTGCAGCGCTCCGTGCACGTGCGAGGAGCGCCGCTCGAGCCTCGTGTGGCGCGCCGCGTACGTACGGGGAGCCCCGCTCGAGCCTCGCGTGGCGCGCCGCGCGCGTCCCGGGAGCCCCGGTCGAGCCTCGGGTGGCGCGCCGCGCACGTCCGGGGAGCCCCGCTCGAGCCTCGGGTGGCGCTCCCCGCGCGTCCGGGGAGCCCCGCTCGAGCCTCGTGTGGCGCTCCGCGCCGGGTCGCGAGCACGATCTGCGGGGACTCGAGGTGCGCTCACCGCGGAGCAACCCCACCACGAGCGGCCCGCGGGCCGAGGCCCAGACGAAACTGCTGCGAGCGCGAGCGCGCGACAGCGCGCCCTTGCGCGAGCGTGCAGGCCGAAGCCACACGGTCAGCACCCAGGTCGTCCTCGAGATCACGCCCTCGGGCGACCCGCGCGCAGCCACACGAACGAGACCGGCACGCCCGCCGCGATCACGATCGCGGCGATCGCGCTCGAACCATCCAGCCCGGTCGCGGCGCCGGCCATCACGCACGCCGCGCCGATCAGGAACACGATCGCGGGCAGCGGGTGCAGCGGGACGCGGAACGGGCGCGGCAGGTCGGGCTCCTTCGCGCGCATGCGGAAGAGGCCGAGCACCGCGAGCGTGTAGAACGGGAAGTAGCCGACGACGAACGCGTCGGTGAGCTGCTCGAACGAGCGCGAGCTCACGTACGCCGCGCCGAGGATCGCGCCGATCACGATGGCGTTCGCGGGCACGCCGGTGCGCG is a window encoding:
- a CDS encoding sigma 54-interacting transcriptional regulator, whose translation is MTSPEDKTTVDHDASAHSVPMRAQASLLLYLHGGVKVVPLEPDRPLVIGRAFPADVVVDDLSLSRQHARIGWQQGQLWIEDLGSTNGTHVRGERITTRVSVAPGETVQLGAATASVNVTVSADALLRGVIAHERFLARLEDEVLRARTFGRPLALLMVRAVAVGSGHASRWLPRIRGTLRPIDTISLYAPGAVLALLPETDREQAHRVASSLVTPALGEPPLVCGIATWPEARSAQELLDRARDAARGATPSSAVRHASGQEPEAASRSVVVASPAMREVYGLVRKIAGSSIPVLIQGETGAGKEVVARAIHTESPRRSRPLRSINCGAIPATLIESVLFGHEKGAFTGAERAAPGLFEQADGGTVMLDEVGELSTAAQAALLRVLETKRVTRVGSVQEIECDVRVVAATHRDLEQMVASGTFRRDLLYRLNAMTLRVPPLRERPEEIDVLSELFLEEASKASGLAVHTFDPQARALLRSYAWPGNVRELRNVIERAALVCASDAIRAEDLGERITRVESVPPPSSPAVAVPARADDADADFKDRVRQYETELILEALRRAGGNQTQAAKILRMPLRTLVHKMKSHGIRKLWAGAEGDDDELGEGEDER
- a CDS encoding NADP-dependent oxidoreductase; protein product: MTTMHKRFLLASRPTGEATVDNFQLVEAPLDERLHEGQVLVRHHYLSLDPYMRGRMSDAKSYAPPQPLGEVMIGGTAGEVIASRDPRFAAGDFVVGMGGWQTHQKAGPNDRTLRKVDASRVPLSAYLGAVGMPGVTAWYGLTQIIAPKPGATVVVSAASGAVGSVVGQLAKARGVRAVGIAGGREKCDYVRDELGFDACVDYKEHRDVQSLSRAIAEACPDGVDGLFENVGGMVMDAVMLRTNPFARVAVCGMIAGYEGQPIPMAFPALVLTNRLRLEGFIVSEHPEHWPAALKELGELVATGKLKYRETIAKGLERAPEAFLGMLKGKNFGKQLVDLR
- a CDS encoding M48 family metallopeptidase; amino-acid sequence: MTFRGTITGADDPRPHAVTITIDAGSLRAVRDDGGEASIALDAMTLEPGGFDGDFVFCRPRDARFTIATSDPAFVDALGAANVAELAPQLAKVGRHRASSRRGAHLSKLGALAMIALFGVALWNVPSMLAASVGMLPTSIDRAVGDAATPELGALDEIDDPAASALVEEIRARLVAHAGADGHDIRITIARDEQVNAFALPGGRVVVLTGLLCTARSSDEVAGVLAHEIAHVTRRHGLRNLAHRAGIGLAISLWLGDVEGWTALAADAATLASQSGYSRAQESEADADAVRTMIAAGLDPAALAAFFATMERPDDAAALRWMSTHPDTAERIAQVQALARAERPTRVPLEHDLAALQRTLCAAAP
- a CDS encoding serine/threonine-protein kinase; this encodes MSAVGRRIDRYVIEAELDAGGFGQVFRARHGVTGRAVALKLLHPSREASLDVVERFLREARILSAIASPHVVQVLDAGISEDRKIFLAMELLEGESLAKRIQRTGPLPMREAIVVARQILAGLAAAHAAGVVHRDLKPANVFLARGHDGSETTKVLDFGISKSRSRGQESVITMTGAVLGTPHYMAPEQLHGARDVDGRADLYALAVCLYEMLSGKLPYSATTIDSLIAQRLTEPPTPLAAHAPHLPRALLAIIDRGLARDPDARFRTPAELDAALTTLEMAALPPTTPPAMLAPAAVSTRPITPGAVASPYASHRPAASIGASAVMMPSPIGPAPSHATVAPAPARNGMLLVMLGSALAVIVLLVLALAGVIAAFVWSRSSAPPAPVVTPVPAPAPAPAAAADPIFDDPDLRNIPVPAPTPPPPGPVTTRAWVDQIVGDVDEAALDRLAARAAPGLERCRHGHAEDVLVQIFVHRGGRITIAQPHPVRPHGDEATARCVARALRDAAPLDHEDSDGIVSFAAHVEP
- a CDS encoding SDR family NAD(P)-dependent oxidoreductase is translated as MTKTVLVTGATSGFGRATVERFAGAGWRVIACGRRAERLDALVAAIGASRVHPCAFDVRDEGAMRAAIAALPEGFRDVDVLVNNAGLALGTAPAQRADLAQWKQMIDTNVTALATLTHILLPKLIERRGAIVNVSSVAATYPYVGGNVYGGTKAFVAQLSLGLRSDLHGTGVRVTSIEPGLAETEFTLVRTGGDQAASDTLYAGTHPITGEDIAETIWWVANLPPHLNVNRLEVMPVSQSFAGFQIHRAK
- a CDS encoding flavin monoamine oxidase family protein; amino-acid sequence: MTSAQVVVIGAGAAGLAAAETLREAGCHVLVLEARDRIGGRIWTHHEPSCRAPIELGAEWVHGEAPATRLLAARAGADIVEVRGRPVRVRDGQVSDGSSFWQQVQRVTSQLDADRVPDRPVGEGIDRAEVDESARVEARRYVEGFHAADLATASERAIARAEDVEGRGAARTSSGYDALAGALAASIDRDALRLGARVRCVSWSRGKVGVALEEGRPIGARAAVIAVPIGVLRERALVLDPEPPRVRRGLDAIEPGHAARVTLVLRRSIGELLERPDATFLFTDDDALPVWWTVHPLDAPIVVGWRGGPGARALLAGGRDELEARAIVALQRALGTTARDASALVERVWTHDWSSDPFSLGAYSFVRVGGLDAADAMGGVIDGTIVLAGEHLAGGSIGTVEGAIASGRRAARDLLRALGRPIDVAPRAS
- a CDS encoding metallophosphoesterase, encoding MRISPWRLLVFLGVVGSVSALLHGYAWLRLFHDPAWGGPWELLGAIALAVLGVIVPAAILSARTVRRSIATPLAWLGYSWLGTIFYLDVVLLPIDLARVLLAAVDPAGAPFLGARWVAATASVVALSLVAAGIARVRRGPVLREVDVPIEGLPAALEGFRIVQLSDVHVGPTIDRTFVERLVSRTNALAPDAIAITGDLVDGSVAQLAHGVAPLARLRARHGVFFVTGNHEYFSGGDAWAHHVATLGARVLRNEHVVVDHEGAPLVLAGVDDVIAPHFGGRSDVAGAVEGAPEGAPIVLLAHQPRSIDDAARAGVALQLSGHTHGGQMQPFGLLVKLEQPFLSGLHRVARTWLWISEGTGYWGPPLRVGSRSEISVVRLVGAG